TCCAGAACTCATTTGGGCTTTGCTCCTCTCCTACTCCGCTACGTTTCTTTGGTCCTCGTGGCCTCTTTGTGGCCCGTGACGGCGGGGAGATTGAGCCCGGCCGCGTGTGATCTGTTCAACGGGAGCTGGGTGTACGACGAGTCATACCCTCCCTACGACTCGGAGAGTTGCCCCTTTAATCGCCGCGAGTTCAATTGCCTCAGGTACGGCCGCCCCGATAAGTTGTACCTCAAGTACAGATGGAGTCCCAACGGCTGCGACCTCCCAAGGTGAGTCCCGCAtcctgtgtgtgtgtgttttggaGTATTTGAAGTTTTAAGAGGGAACTAATACGGGGATTGGAGTTGTAGATTTGATGGTAGAGACTTATTGGAGaggtggagaggaaagaagataaTGTTCGTGGGTGATTCATTAAGCTTGAATCAGTATAATTCGCTTTTATGTCTTCTCTACATGGCGGTGCCCAATCAAAAGACTAACTCTAGTGATAATGGAACGCTCAAGACCGTCATATTCGAGGTTCGTATTTCTATctctatttatattaaaaatttattgattagaaaatattatcatatattcAACATCTACATGACAAATAATTACTGATAAATTATTGGTTAAAATAATTCTATTATATATATCTTAGATCAATTAATAAGAAACTATCACATTatctgagaaaataattttttttcattcaaaacagcAAAAATTGTTAGCCGgtgaatcaataaaatttttttattcaaaatttttaattaaatttaaaaataatatatatttttttcatttataaaTGATGTTGTGGCTTTTTATTAGATTGTCCAAGATATATGTGGTGGAACTGTTCTAACCTATAATTTCTCACCTACTAGCTACTAGTTTATTCATCCTAAACACAAACATACCACGCTTGTGGTACATGTATCCATGGTAAATGTCAAGGTGCATTAACATGGTTCTAGCCGTTCATTGCTTAAGGACTAGTTTAGATGGCTAGCAAGTTGATTACCCGTTCTTTTGCAAACATGAGAAGAAATTGTCCCCTAATACAATCTCTCCATCACGTGACCGAGGGGGAACATCCTCTTCCATCGCTCGTCATGGTAACGCAGGCtacgccttttttttttttggtagaaagcaGGCTACGCCTTTGGTACCGCTGAAGTACACGACGACCAGAACCGTTCTGTCGTCATATTCTCTCTTTCCCTCGCGGAAACATCAGAGTCAGACCGGTCCATCATTGAGGTGGTGGATCGATGACGATGATACAAGCGATGACGACCTTGAGGCCGTCGGATCCCGTGACATAGGCCGCGACCGTGACGCCCCTGAGGTTGGAGGCGAAGGGAGCCGATCGAGTTTGAGATCCAGCGGGGGCGACGTACGGTTGGAGAGGTGGAGGAATGAGTTCTCGCCCGCCTCTACGAAGCGGTGGACTGGATGAAGCTGGTGGTCCCTCCTCCCGTCGGTGAGTTGCTGGAGGCGCCAAAGCCGTCGTTGTCAATAGTGAGGCCGTAGAATCTGAGGACAAGGAGGGCGGGGTCCTGGGGGAAGAATTTTAAGGATTTTAGTTATAAATTGTGTAGAACAAAAAGGACttcaagctaaaattttaatttcactaGAGTGTGCAATTTGcactttattttaattatcaaaaaatctACCTGATGTTTTTGATTTAGGAGTCCAAGAACgtgatagattttttaaaatttttcaattaaaaatagaataaattataaaaatcttcATGAGTTTAtggataaattatatttatacttaacagtttaaaaattttatgcttatGCTCCTAGGTTtattttatctaatattttaattcaTAACTTAATAGAACGTTAGTTTAACTTAAATATGATTCggatattatgtaaaaaaatttaaaaaaataattaaaataattttaagcgATATAGTAGGAGAAAAATTGAGAGATATCGTGGGTCTAGAGATTGATCTTGATGGCATCGATATGAAATAGGCAGACATAGATGAAGGTTTTAATAGATAGACTGTTGTAGATAAAAGATTCCAAAGACATTTGGGAGTTGAGAAGATAAAAGAGGAGCATTATTTTTTAtagagataattttaattttttatattagataaaTTATTCCATTAATGTTATTAATTTAATTGTgtgcaaatataaattttattaatggcTGTGTATCGTATAATAGACataaatctgatataatttatttaaaaaaataattaaaaaggaACCATGGTTAATGCATCCGCTTTTCAAATCACTTACGGCAGCGTCCGTTGGCTACTACAAGAGACGATCATTCAACAGCTTGACTTAGGGGACCAAATGGAATACGGTCCACGTGCTTTAAGTTGGCTTCACAAATGGAACAAAGAAGTACCAGTGGAGCCGGATTCAGTACAAATTTTTTGCTTGGTAGATGCTGAAAGGTTTTTGTGAGGCTCGTGCAAAGGTGATCATTTGCTAAAATTCCGTAAAGCACGTTCTTTGCACCGCATAGCAAAGAAGCCTGGAATTTAACCAAGAAAAAGACACCCTCCCCCTCCTATTCCTGCAAAGTTTTTCTTTCCCACTCCAATCTACCATGATCGCTTAGCCTTTTCTCCGTTTGCAACTTCGCCAGGATGGGTGAGGGCACATCGCACTATTTACTCTTTTCCAAAGCGTATGCAAGTTAGTACTcctggtttttttttttccttccttcgtGCGGGCGcgcgtgtgagagagagagagagagacgtgtTAGCATTATTCGACCTCTTTGATAGAGGCCAAGGGCCAAGGCAGACTTGCCTCAACGTGAGGGGTCCCAGAGTGTTATATTAATTTTCTAACACATATTTTTTGGCTCAAAAAAATAAGCTAACATTGGGATTGTTACAGGACTATAATGTGTCGGTGATGTTTTACCCCAGCCATTATTTGGTGGACATTGTCCGCGAGAAAATTGGACGGGTTCTCAAGCTGGATTCTATACAAGGTGGTCGAGTGTGGCTCGGCGCTGACGTGCTCATCTTCAACACATGGCATTGGTGGCCTACGAGGGGACCCTCCCAGCCGTGAGAACggcatccaagctcctttctgtcttccactttgctcatatcTACAGGACGGCCAACTTTAATTTATATTTGGAACTAAGAGCTTAAGGAGGATTTTGTGGTGCAGATGGGACTTCATTCAGGACGGCGACAAGATATTGAAGGACATGGACCGCACTGAGGCTTTCTCTAAGGCACTGGCCACGTGGGCCAGCTGGGTGGACTCCAGCATCAATCCAGCCACAACCGAAGTCTTCTACCAGGGAATCTCTCCATCACATTACCGGTAAGTCATGGCAGGGGGTCAATTGGAAATTCTCTGTGAGGAAATTTTCTTACAGTCTGGTCTGATAGTTAAATATTACGCTACACAATTTCCGATACGTCAAATTTCATCACACAACAAACATTAGCAGGTATCACATCTAGTAATGCTATCAAGTGCAACATTAATCTAACAGCAAGTAGCGCATCCAGTAATGCCATCAAGTGCAGTACTGATCTACGTTGAGCTAGTGGCATGTTGGGCTATTGCTCAGCAAGTAGCACATCTGGTGATACTATCAAGTGCAATATGAATCTATGTTGAGCTAGTGGCATGTTGGGCTATTGCCGAGTGGTTACACCCTCAAAAACTTGAAGATCTTATGTTTGTAtaagaatccaagcagatatttgTTCAATTCTATATTAGCTACGtactagataaattttaaatatttatatattactaaaaaatttaaataatattttctgattaatttttttggatgaaggCCTAGGTTGTTACTTTTGAAGTCCCCAAACATATTTTCCTAGGTGTTTAATATGGATAAATAGTCATACTCTGCTTCAAAATGAGAGGTAACTTATTGGATGAAGTCTTCAATTGCTATAGTTCAAGTTCCCGAACATGTTTTCCTTGGTGTTTAATATGGATAATCAGTAATACTCCACTTCAAAGTGAGGGGTCAATGATTCAAATCGTAAGTGGTGTTATATGTTTACATTTTGATCATGAGTAACTTACTTTGAGAATTTTCTAGGGCAAAAATATTGGATTCATATCCCAACATTAGTCAAAATACTTAATGTATAGGTTGGACTCCCTCTTGCTCTAAAACAAAAAGGGCCGGATGAGACTTAATATTCTTTgcatgatgataacaaaatataaCAATATGCagtaaaaaaatcaaacaattaTGTACCTTACGTTATCTTTcgctggaaaagagtttttatactcTCAAAAGTATTAAACCGTGCCTTTAGAAGCTCAAACAATTTTTTAGGGTTAAAAGGAAGAAGCATAGATAATATTTTTGGAGAAGCATGGGAAGATCAcataattttcttatttttttccccACCTTTAATTTTCTTACAATCATTTTCTTCATAGCTGTCACCATTTTATTCCAAGATTACTTTTAGTTTTATCTCTTTTCTCCTTTCTCCTAATATTTAAGATGCTTCTTTCACATTTTTAACCCCCAAAAAATGGAAACCAAAAGAAATCTAGATGTATATATACTTCATTCACACTGAATCAAAAGAATGGGAATGTCGCAGCTCAGGACGTGAGATATGGCATACTTTATTTTAATGATGACAATTTATCTTTCCCAGTTTTTTATTACAAACGTTTCTTTGATATTGTGTTTTACTAACGTATGATCACTCGGAAACTAGGGGACAGGATTGGGGCGGGTCACCCAAAGATAGTTGTTCTACGCAAACACAGCCACTGAACGCATCAACATATCCTGCAGGACCACCGCCACAAGAAGCCATCGTTTTATATACGTTGCGTACCATGTCGAAGCCCGTACATTACCTGGATATAACCTTTCTATCGCAGCTCAGGAAAGATGCTCACCCATCAAAGTATAATGGTGTTCACTACCAAAATGACTGCAGCCATTGGTGCGTTGCTGGCCTTCCGGACACATGGAACCAGCTCATGTATGCGGCTGTTGTGAGTCGAAAGTGAGATAGCATGTAGGATTCCCATGGGAAGGAAATCGTTCCTTGAAATGAATAATGATTCGAATATATTTCTCAAAAGAAAAAATGGTTCAATTTATGTCCTTTTATATGTTGTATTGGCTCTTCTCCAAGTTGCTACTTAAGTATTTGGACGTGAACTTGCGGCACATGGTCCTCGAAGACACCTTAGTGCAGAATGGTCGCTAATTTGTTAACGGGTGGAAAAAGTATGGGAAATCCATAAAGAAATGTGATTAAAATGGTTTTATTCGAAGAGAAGCCATGTCAATAGACAAATAAGCCGCAAGAtcctttgaaaaaataataataaatctagTTGAGATAAATCTCTAAAAGATAAGTACGATATCCTCTCCAACGAGAGGAGGGTAAATAAGATTATAATGGCAGCATTTGGTCATCCAAATGGGATCACCACAGTGATATTAGATCATCGGTGATTTGAATTCTAATCTAATCATTAGTGATCTAAGATCATTATATTTGATAGACTATAATTCAGTGATTCAGGTACTCATAAGGAACATGTTTGATATTTTATGGAAATCCAAGATCACTGATTATATAATACCAAATTatccataatatatttcataaaatatatttattagtcatatataatatattataaataaaatattactatacttattaatatattaatgattAATAGACTATATAAAAGTATATTTAttagttttataaattatttatcctATGAGaatatattaattgttattatagaattattatttttatttatacttataatatattacttattaatataaatatttattttaattaaaaaataagataaatagaagtactatattaaatatttttactatcgaaatataaaatataataagatatttttattctaagtTAAAATTATCATATGATAATAATTAACTAGCACTCAATCCTCATATTGCGGAGATttaatgtaacaccccggcccagaatcagccacagcccacaaaaaaaaaaaaaaaaaaaaaaaaaagaggaaaacagaggaatcgggaggaagaagactctcaacgggagtcttcttcccaccgtgaaaaggagagaggaatccgagtaaaaaacggattcctcctctataaaacccccttTTCCCCTCCTAAACAACCCATAGTGATCACcggttctctctctcctttcttcttgttTTCTCCGGTTGAAGTCAAGGTCTCCCGTACTTGTGCTCGCCGGAAATTGGAGCTGACGAcattgccggagctcgaggtaagcccctcccctttttcctctccctcttccctttcttcccTGGCCCAAAGCTCCaccgccggccaccgtctttgCCGAAAATCAGTCGCAAAAGAATCTCCCTGTTtttcgatctcttcttgattctcccCGGCCGAACCCTGCCGCCGGTCGTCCGCTGCTGGCcaccgccggccgaaccccatcgccggccgttgtcggatctccggccaagccgtcggagcccgagcaaccggagggggacctcacggtcctcccctgtttcagccaagggaggccacgggaaaagaaaagaagaagaaagaagaagaagaagaaaagaaaagaaaaaggaaaaagaaaaaggaaaaagaaaaagaaaagaaaaaggaaaaagaaaagaaaaaaaaaggaaaaagagaaagagaaaaataaaaataaaataaaataaaataaaataaaaagaagaaggaggagagaatttttctctctctcctttctctctcctttttctctcttttttctctctcctctctctatcttctctctctatattttctctctctagacttttctctctctttatggattttgtctctctaggatcttttctttctctctgattgcatcatgaatcctagaataaacttgaagatgaaaataagatgatctgaggttgctccgaaattcgtgcagtagatctgatctcagtccgatcctattcgaaatttgtaacacttgattcatattgagtcaccctgataggacctctaatgatctcgatcatgagtgcctcatcggaaggatacgaagatttctctctccattttctctctctagaattttctctttcttcatggattttttctctctagaagtcttatggatcagtggaggatctagatacttagataaatcctaattttgattaatcctaagagaggtcctcaatctgtgttattaggatcgattatcgataattttctccatatatgatctttatacttgatcagggttatgaagagatgattgtttgcaaatgatatcgagtggaatattttgttaaagaattcataaatcaaagaagaatattgattttgtGCTTNNNNNNNNNNNNNNNNNNNNNNNNNNNNNNNNNNNNNNNNNNNNNNNNNNNNNNNNNNNNNNNNNNNNNNNNNNNNNNNNNNNNNNNNNNNNNNNNNNNNCGACCAGACGCATCGACTGCGTGCGATAATGTAGCGGATGCAGTCTGACCGATCACATCGGACGACACTCAGGTCATCGGGATGCGCCCAAAAGCCGGTCGACTTTCTTCCCCACGAACGACCTTCGACTCCGCCAGTGCGGCCGACTCAACGCGCTCGTGCCTTAAAGTCAGTCGACCCCCGACTCACGCCAGGACGACGTGCGTTCGACTCTGACATTCGGTTTGCGGCTAACGACGGATGTTCGGTCTAGGTCCTGAAACGGGCGATCAGTGGTCGGGGTTCGTCTCGCTTACCACACACTGAACCGCCGACTATCTCAACTAACGACTCGGGTGACGATTGGGGTGTCCTAATGTGGCACGACAAGGCTGCTCCCCCCGACCTTATGACCCCGCGATTACAAGCACATCCCAGCAAGCAGGAAAAGGAAGTCGAAAGAGAAACTAGAAAGTTCTTAAGTTCATTCggttacaaaattgggccgaagcccggtTGCAAGTGCGCTAAGAAAAACAAAAACGATAAAAGAGGACGAGGCCACGATCATCCTTCCGAGTCAATCTCCTCGACTGACGGAAGCTCGGGGAGGATCGGTGTATCCACCGCGATCGGCACTGGGTCGACGGTCGAAACAGGATCGTCGGTCGGCGCCGGATCACGGGTCGGGGCTTGGCCAGAAGTCAGGGCCATCTCTCCCTCGGCAATCTGTTCCGGGATGGCCTTTCCCGCCACGGCGACGCCTCCCAacgacgggtcggccatctcttccgtggctTGGTCCTCAACCCCCGATGGGATGATgccgctgaggtccagctccgggtacagggcttggactgcatcccgaccatcctcgtaccccacccggtacgatgcgAAGCCGGACTCCAGTAGCTCCTCTCGGTACCGATCGGAGCCGcgaaagtcgtccaccgcccgactcgccGACTCCTTCACCGACCTCGCCTCCGCCTTCGCCCGATCGAGAGagcccttcgccgactccgcctctgcctttgctatgtcggcgtcggcctgggcaaTCGACGAGTCCTCCTtggccttggcgagattctccaggctgacccggagctgctcgcgttcggcctcgaGCTCGACGGCGACGCCGTCCCGCTCGCGCCGCAGACGGTGCGCAGTCCGACCTTTGCGCTTTGCTTCTTTTCGGGCCGACTTGAGCTCGGACCCGAGACAAGAAACCTCGTCCACCAACTTCGCCTCCCgatcggtcgactgcttcaggtgTTCGACCAGCATCGCCCGGTCGGCTTCGACGGTCGCCGCCCTGTCCTTCCAAGCCACCCAGACGTTCCCGAACCTCTGGTACCCGATTTCAAGTTCGGACATGGTATAGATCAGCTGCGGATGCGGGCACTACGTCAGGAAGACGAAGTAATGAAAATACTAAAGAAAAAGGAGGCGAAGTAGAACTTACCCcgatcatggtcgggtagaacgaagatagcatctcggtcacttgccgagacctcagcacctccacatcagctgggaggaggatcccctggcacagcctcttggccaggttgtggtcggccagtgccgacgctccttcggggaaCTGAGCGCCAGGCGGCGCGGTGTGACTCTCCAACCTTGTGTCGTCAgcagggtccatcggggctttcccccgatcgacCGCCCCAGCCAGTGGATCCGGTTAGGAgggatgctcgagtttgacgcAGTGCCCCCCGTTGCAGCTGCAGACGCCGTTGGATAGCGTTCGAGTTCCCGAACAGCATCCGACGCCACTCCCGTCGGCGAAGCCGCCGACGTTCCTTCAACCGCTGTCTCCGTCGGCCGCTCCTCCGGTTGCACTATCGGAGCTGAGAGTGCGATCACCAGCTCGACTGATCGGTCACCGACGCCGGCGACGGTTGGCGCCGCTGTGGAGGGTTTCTTCGGCGATCGTGAAGGTCCGACCCCCGACGCCGGCCTCTTTCTCACCGCATATTGTCGGATTTTagcatcggtcggcctcatcctcggcggtgtccctgcgataccgacagaaatATTAATATAGGCACGAGAACGAATGCCAAATAAgaagacaaccgatggatcggacgatacctagatggggaccaagctcaggccagcgtcatagagggcttgttcggtaacaagctccctctgcttcaggACCGACAtatccttgagtcggtggaagtcctcccggtcgtccgcctccatccGGCTGTTCTCGTTCGCCTCGGTTCGGGGCGCGCCCCActgagaagggaagccccagggagaagaagatgaaacaaagaaaaactgattcttccatccgtggatggacgatggaaggccagtgatgaaggaaagacccttccggggattgaagagccaccaccctcgggccttaaggtggggtcggaggacaaaaatgcccggaagagagagatacgagggtttatcggcagaagctgacacaacaaggcGAAACTGAttattagccggacagagttcggcgccagttgcaccggacaaagtccgtaataatccagcagattccggacgaactccagaatcgaaagccgaagaccagtccggaggtcctcgacgtacagtGCCACCTGGCCCGccggcgggttgttaacccgaccgccgacccCTGGGACGAAAAATTGGAACTGCTCTGGGAtacgatactgatcccgaagccgatcaacgttcggcccagaaagcgaggaaacctcgaCTTTCGGAGTCGACCGAGGGTCATCGGTCGGGTTTCCCGATCGAGCCCCCTGAGATGAGGTTCCGGCCATAACACCAGAACCAAGAGGAAGGCAAGACCAAAGgagaaggaagaatgaaggtttaaAAGGAAGCTAAGGCAAAACAGGAAGGAGCACGAACCCCGGGTGGACCCTTGTGAGAACGGAAGAGGAGGCGGCTATCGGCGATGACCGAAGGATCGGttgggcagagtctccgcagcaaaTCGTCAGGAATGAAGCCTTGAACATGagtggccctatatatatagggccgttcacCGGCCGAGATGACGCCGCGCCGATCGAGATTTCCCGGATGGGCGACATGTGGCGGCGTCCGGGCCCCCTTTTGGCCCGGTAGTTCGGCGCACCCATCCCGGGAAAGGCCATGCCGCCTTAATTAAATGCGAAGGACGCCGGCCCGATAACCCGTGACGCATGGTGGAAGGGCCGCGATTCGGAATTAAATTGCCCGCGGCGATTCACGTTCCCGATGGGATacctgacagcgccccgcgctcgTAGAACCGACGCTGGGCGGCGGTTTGCATTCCCCAAAAGGCGTCGGACatccgatcgcctgacaccgaatcgtccggcacccgatcacctgacaccgaatcgtccggcacccgatcgcctGCACCAGACTGTTTGACGTCCCATCATCGAACAACGGGACATCTGACATCGACCTGATCGGACTATCTGTCGGTGAGATCGGCAAACTCGATCCAGGACGCAGCAAgggatccactcctttcgcctgcGTGGTGACGCGGGCTAATGCAACgtcaggctcaggagtgggggggcaactgttggggtataCCGACCAAccaaccgatcgaccgaccgactgaccgaccgaccgaccgaccgactgaccgaccggccgaccgaaggtacgtcggtcgggcagaccctttctgccctaccgaccgactgcaccagggggtcCGGTGCCCGACTCCCCCGACATGCCCGACTGACCATAGGAGGAGTCCGAAGCTCTACCCGTCGCCCCTCggctggccaccgacccaaggtcggacGACTCCTCCAGGCGCCGTACTACCGTCAGaggctgtcagtcctgacaacggcatgcggcgctACCGCCTagcggcattatcccgcctatggcatggtcaaccctagtgatttgacggccccacGATGAGTTGACATCTTTACGGCAACTCTGACAttctacagtgaattgacaattcttcaattgtccgcgccattaatgacggcgccataccgtgctccactatatatatcggggaaggcaacagtccTAGAGGGGCCAAAAAACTCtcaggcttgctctctttctttctctctctctattgagcTCTCTGtattcatttcactgttgcccactctcctccctgacttgaccgtcggaggatctccgCCGGAGTTGTCTCCGgttagtgtggactttctttttgcaggcgttcgttcccggcgatcaggcgacgaggggattgaccgcaacaacaTACAATTTAGTTTTTTTCAAATCCCAAAAGGCCACCTTCTTTGTTGCTCCTCTACGGATGTGAAAAATTGTTTGGTTGAGTAAGTTGGATAAGTTTCCAAAGAAATAGTTGGATGAGTGGACTTTATTCAAATTTCTGCAAACTTCTTTGGCAAATCAAACAAGTATAGCCAACTCGGAAACTTTTGGATACAAAGTTCACATCATGGCTTCCAACCTACTAGAATAATTAACCTCATACTAGGACTCCTTAGGAAGTAATTTTATGTTTAATCGTCCTCCCACAAAGTTATTAtagatatccatatctaga
The sequence above is a segment of the Elaeis guineensis isolate ETL-2024a chromosome 7, EG11, whole genome shotgun sequence genome. Coding sequences within it:
- the LOC105048378 gene encoding protein trichome birefringence-like 38 — its product is MASRTHLGFAPLLLRYVSLVLVASLWPVTAGRLSPAACDLFNGSWVYDESYPPYDSESCPFNRREFNCLRYGRPDKLYLKYRWSPNGCDLPRFDGRDLLERWRGKKIMFVGDSLSLNQYNSLLCLLYMAVPNQKTNSSDNGTLKTVIFEDYNVSVMFYPSHYLVDIVREKIGRVLKLDSIQGGRVWLGADVLIFNTWHWWPTRGPSQPWDFIQDGDKILKDMDRTEAFSKALATWASWVDSSINPATTEVFYQGISPSHYRGQDWGGSPKDSCSTQTQPLNASTYPAGPPPQEAIVLYTLRTMSKPVHYLDITFLSQLRKDAHPSKYNGVHYQNDCSHWCVAGLPDTWNQLMYAAVVSRK